In Saccharothrix syringae, the following are encoded in one genomic region:
- a CDS encoding ATP-binding cassette domain-containing protein, with protein sequence MNPLLEVRGIGKSYGSVVALHDVSAVVRAGEVTCVLGDNGAGKSTLIKVLAGVHRHDTGRYLVDGRPVRFSSPREALALGIATVHQDLALVPLMSVWRNFFLGAEPTRGPFLDRRRGREVARAALADLGVVLRDVEQPVGTLSGGERQCVAIARAVHFGARVLVLDEPTAALGVRQAGVVLRNVARARDRGLGVVLITHNPHHAYPVGDRFLLLNRGRVIGDHAKSEVTPARLTREMAGGAELEALAHELRGVAE encoded by the coding sequence GTGAACCCCCTGCTGGAAGTGCGCGGCATCGGCAAGTCCTACGGCAGCGTGGTCGCGCTGCACGACGTGTCGGCGGTGGTGCGCGCCGGCGAGGTCACCTGCGTCCTCGGCGACAACGGCGCCGGCAAGTCGACCCTGATCAAGGTGCTGGCCGGGGTGCACCGCCACGACACCGGCCGGTACCTGGTCGACGGGCGGCCGGTGCGGTTCTCGTCGCCGCGCGAGGCCCTCGCCCTCGGCATCGCCACCGTCCACCAGGACCTCGCCCTCGTGCCGCTGATGAGCGTGTGGCGCAACTTCTTCCTCGGCGCCGAACCGACCCGGGGACCGTTCCTGGACCGGCGACGCGGCCGCGAGGTCGCGCGCGCCGCGCTGGCCGACCTCGGCGTGGTCCTGCGGGACGTGGAACAACCGGTCGGCACCCTGTCCGGCGGCGAGCGGCAGTGCGTGGCCATCGCCCGGGCCGTCCACTTCGGCGCCAGGGTCCTCGTCCTCGACGAACCCACCGCCGCCCTCGGCGTCAGACAGGCCGGCGTGGTGCTGAGGAACGTGGCCCGGGCCCGCGACCGGGGGCTCGGGGTCGTGCTCATCACCCACAACCCGCACCACGCCTACCCCGTCGGCGACCGGTTCCTGCTGCTCAACCGGGGCCGGGTGATCGGGGACCACGCCAAGTCCGAGGTCACCCCGGCGCGGCTGACCCGGGAGATGGCGGGCGGGGCGGAACTGGAGGCGCTGGCCCACGAACTGCGGGGGGTCGCCGAGTGA
- a CDS encoding ABC transporter permease: protein MKRAATGTRTAALDRLVARPEVGALLGALLVFAFFSVTTERFLSTAGVATWLDDASTLGIMAVAVALLMVGGEFDLSAGVLTASTALVTAVLATELGWNTWAALPVSLVFALAVGVLNGWLVVRTGLPSFIVTLGTFLALQGLNLGVTRLVTGTVQVSGMRSADGYASAGYLFASTVDVGGTAFPVSILWWLLATAVASVVLLRTGFGNRVFAVGGSAAAARAVGVPVLRTKVALFTTTAFAAWLVGTTNVLRFAGVQANQGIGLEFQYIVAAVIGGCLLTGGFGSAVGAALGALIFGMARQGIVYANWDSDWFQLFLGAMLLAAVLVNNALRRRAERVRP from the coding sequence GTGAAGCGCGCCGCGACCGGCACCCGGACCGCCGCGCTCGACCGGCTGGTCGCCCGGCCCGAGGTCGGCGCCCTGCTCGGCGCGCTGCTGGTGTTCGCGTTCTTCTCGGTGACGACCGAGCGGTTCCTCAGCACCGCGGGCGTGGCCACGTGGCTCGACGACGCCTCCACGCTCGGCATCATGGCCGTCGCCGTGGCGCTGCTCATGGTCGGCGGCGAGTTCGACCTGTCCGCGGGCGTCCTCACCGCCTCCACCGCCCTGGTCACCGCCGTCCTGGCCACCGAACTCGGCTGGAACACGTGGGCCGCGCTGCCGGTGTCGCTGGTGTTCGCGCTGGCGGTCGGCGTGCTCAACGGGTGGCTCGTGGTGCGCACCGGCCTGCCCAGCTTCATCGTGACCCTCGGGACGTTCCTCGCCCTCCAGGGCCTCAACCTCGGGGTGACGCGCCTGGTCACCGGCACCGTGCAGGTCTCCGGCATGCGCTCCGCCGACGGCTACGCCTCCGCCGGCTACCTGTTCGCCTCCACCGTCGACGTGGGCGGCACCGCGTTCCCGGTGTCGATCCTGTGGTGGCTGCTGGCCACCGCGGTCGCCTCGGTCGTGCTGCTGCGCACCGGGTTCGGCAACCGCGTGTTCGCCGTCGGCGGCTCCGCGGCGGCGGCCCGCGCGGTCGGCGTGCCGGTGCTGCGCACCAAGGTCGCGCTGTTCACCACGACCGCGTTCGCCGCCTGGCTGGTCGGGACGACCAACGTCCTGCGGTTCGCCGGCGTCCAGGCCAACCAGGGCATCGGCCTGGAGTTCCAGTACATCGTCGCGGCCGTCATCGGCGGCTGCCTGCTCACCGGCGGGTTCGGCTCCGCCGTCGGCGCCGCCCTCGGCGCGCTCATCTTCGGCATGGCCCGGCAGGGCATCGTCTACGCCAACTGGGACTCCGACTGGTTCCAGCTCTTCCTCGGCGCGATGCTGCTGGCGGCCGTCCTCGTCAACAACGCCCTGCGGCGCCGGGCGGAAAGGGTGCGGCCGTGA
- a CDS encoding sugar ABC transporter substrate-binding protein: MTSTRPALALAGPVLAGLALLAACSGPTASRDDDPATQAPTAGELRVAVISHGTAGDAFWNVVKNGATAAGEQLGVAVDYHSDGDPARQATLVDNAVSQRVGGIVVSLANPDALKTSVQNAVRAGIPVITINSGSGRSAEFGALAHVGQEEDVAGEQAGRRLREAGRGKLLCVIHEAGNIGLDQRCDGARTGFGGTATTLQVDINNPTDVEARIKGALQTDTSVDAVLALNPQVAVSAVNAVKGASSRAAVATFDLNGDVTDAIKAGDVLFAVDQQQYEQGYLPIVMLKLHHDNANTVGGGRPVLTGPGFVDRSNVDRVAEYAERGTR; encoded by the coding sequence ATGACGTCCACCCGACCGGCCCTCGCCCTCGCCGGCCCGGTCCTCGCCGGCCTCGCCCTGCTGGCCGCGTGCAGCGGCCCCACCGCGTCCCGGGACGACGACCCCGCCACCCAGGCCCCCACCGCCGGCGAGCTGCGCGTCGCGGTCATCTCCCACGGCACCGCGGGCGACGCGTTCTGGAACGTGGTCAAGAACGGCGCCACCGCCGCCGGCGAGCAGCTCGGCGTCGCGGTGGACTACCACTCCGACGGCGACCCCGCCCGCCAGGCCACCCTGGTCGACAACGCGGTGTCCCAGCGGGTCGGCGGCATCGTCGTGTCCCTGGCCAACCCCGACGCGCTCAAGACCTCGGTGCAGAACGCGGTCCGCGCCGGCATCCCCGTCATCACCATCAACTCCGGCTCCGGGCGCTCGGCCGAGTTCGGCGCGCTCGCCCACGTCGGCCAGGAGGAGGACGTGGCCGGCGAGCAGGCGGGCCGCAGGCTGCGCGAAGCAGGCAGGGGCAAGCTGCTGTGCGTCATCCACGAGGCCGGCAACATCGGCCTCGACCAGCGCTGCGACGGCGCCCGCACCGGGTTCGGCGGCACCGCCACCACCCTCCAGGTCGACATCAACAACCCCACCGACGTCGAGGCCCGCATCAAGGGCGCGCTCCAGACCGACACCTCCGTCGACGCCGTCCTCGCGCTCAACCCGCAGGTCGCGGTGTCCGCGGTCAACGCCGTCAAGGGCGCCTCCTCGCGGGCCGCGGTCGCCACCTTCGACCTCAACGGCGACGTCACCGACGCCATCAAGGCCGGCGACGTGCTGTTCGCCGTGGACCAGCAGCAGTACGAGCAGGGCTACCTGCCGATCGTCATGCTCAAGCTCCACCACGACAACGCCAACACCGTCGGCGGCGGCCGGCCCGTGCTCACCGGACCCGGCTTCGTCGACCGGTCCAACGTGGACCGCGTCGCCGAGTACGCCGAGCGCGGCACCCGGTGA
- a CDS encoding TIM barrel protein produces the protein MRTAGAPISWGVCEVPGWGRVPDPATVLAQMASLGLRATELGPPGYLPTDPAALRALLDGHGLALVGGFLAVPLHAGDPSAADATAALLADAGAEVLVLAAATGLDGYDERPALTDAEWRTLVDTAAAVRDRAAARGLRTALHPHVGTHVERADEVERFLADSDVPLCLDTGHLLIGGTDPVDLARRHPGRIGHVHLKDVRADLAAAVRRGELGYAAAVREGLYAPLGDGDLDVAALVALLRDTGYRGWCVLEQDTALDDDRDDTPLRDTARSLTHLQEGR, from the coding sequence GTGAGGACCGCCGGCGCGCCCATCTCGTGGGGTGTGTGCGAGGTGCCCGGCTGGGGCCGCGTGCCCGACCCCGCGACCGTGCTGGCGCAGATGGCCTCGCTCGGCCTGCGCGCCACCGAACTCGGCCCGCCCGGCTACCTGCCCACCGACCCGGCGGCCCTGAGAGCCCTGCTCGACGGGCACGGCCTGGCGCTGGTGGGCGGTTTCCTGGCCGTGCCCCTGCACGCCGGCGACCCGTCGGCCGCCGACGCGACCGCGGCGCTGCTCGCCGACGCGGGCGCCGAGGTCCTGGTGCTGGCCGCCGCCACCGGCCTCGACGGCTACGACGAACGCCCCGCGCTCACCGACGCCGAGTGGCGCACCCTGGTCGACACCGCCGCCGCCGTGCGCGACCGGGCCGCCGCCCGCGGCCTGCGCACCGCGCTGCACCCGCACGTCGGCACGCACGTGGAACGCGCGGACGAGGTCGAGCGGTTCCTGGCCGACTCCGACGTGCCGCTGTGCCTGGACACCGGGCACCTGCTCATCGGCGGCACCGACCCGGTCGACCTGGCCCGCCGCCACCCCGGGCGCATCGGCCACGTGCACCTCAAGGACGTGCGCGCCGACCTCGCCGCCGCCGTGCGCCGCGGCGAGCTCGGCTACGCGGCCGCCGTGCGCGAGGGCCTGTACGCGCCGCTGGGCGACGGCGACCTCGACGTGGCCGCCCTGGTCGCGCTCCTGCGGGACACCGGTTACCGCGGCTGGTGCGTCCTGGAGCAGGACACCGCGCTCGACGACGACCGCGACGACACCCCGCTGCGGGACACCGCCCGCAGCCTCACCCACCTCCAGGAGGGACGATGA
- a CDS encoding Gfo/Idh/MocA family protein, with protein sequence MRIGVVGVGRIGTMHAANLTTLDEVDEVLLHDPLPGRAQRTAAALPGTRAVADLSTILTLCDGVLLATPTGTHPALLRETVAAGVPTLCEKPIASRLEEMRALVADVEASGVEVLVGFQRRFDPAVVELHRRVRAGHVGAVYLVRAQGFDARPPDPAYLPGSGGIFRDLLVHDLDAVPWLVGEPVVEVYASGSVLVDDAFAAADDVDNAVVVLRFAGGAHAVLAAGRHDPVGYDHRVEVLGSRDCLAVGLDPRTPLTSLEPDGPKAAADAYPGFPERFHRAYLNEVAVFAGVVAGRAANPSPVRDSLVSLALADACERSRRTGAPVRPTAGVAA encoded by the coding sequence ATGCGCATCGGAGTTGTCGGAGTGGGCCGGATCGGCACCATGCACGCCGCGAACCTGACCACCCTGGACGAGGTCGACGAGGTCCTGCTGCACGACCCGCTGCCCGGCCGCGCCCAGCGGACGGCGGCCGCCCTGCCCGGCACCCGGGCCGTGGCCGACCTCTCCACCATCCTCACCCTCTGTGACGGCGTGCTGCTGGCCACGCCCACCGGCACCCACCCCGCGCTGTTACGGGAGACCGTCGCCGCCGGCGTGCCGACGCTGTGCGAGAAGCCGATCGCGAGCCGGCTGGAGGAGATGCGCGCGCTGGTGGCCGACGTGGAGGCATCCGGGGTGGAGGTGCTGGTCGGGTTCCAGCGCCGCTTCGACCCGGCCGTGGTCGAGCTGCACCGGCGCGTGCGCGCGGGCCACGTCGGCGCGGTCTACCTGGTGCGCGCGCAGGGCTTCGACGCCCGGCCGCCCGACCCCGCCTACCTGCCCGGCTCCGGCGGCATCTTCCGCGACCTGCTGGTCCACGACCTGGACGCGGTGCCGTGGCTGGTCGGCGAACCCGTCGTCGAGGTGTACGCGTCCGGCTCGGTGCTGGTGGACGACGCGTTCGCCGCCGCCGACGACGTGGACAACGCCGTGGTGGTGCTGAGGTTCGCGGGCGGCGCGCACGCCGTGCTCGCGGCCGGCAGGCACGACCCGGTCGGCTACGACCACCGCGTCGAGGTGCTCGGCAGCCGCGACTGCCTGGCCGTCGGCCTCGACCCGCGCACCCCGCTGACCTCCCTCGAACCCGACGGGCCCAAGGCCGCCGCCGACGCCTACCCCGGCTTCCCCGAGCGCTTCCACCGCGCCTACCTCAACGAGGTGGCGGTGTTCGCGGGCGTCGTGGCGGGCCGGGCGGCCAACCCGTCGCCGGTGCGCGACAGCCTCGTCAGCCTGGCACTCGCCGACGCCTGCGAGCGGTCCCGCCGCACCGGCGCCCCCGTCCGCCCGACCGCGGGGGTGGCCGCGTGA
- a CDS encoding LacI family DNA-binding transcriptional regulator: protein MARPTMEDVAARAGVSRALVSLVMRGSPRVSDLRRAAVLKAAEELGYSPHAMARSLASRTSHVLGVMVSDLHNAFFAEVVDGLDEVARERGFDLIVNTGGRRPARERRALASLLSFRPAGLALLSPVVPSADIARAAAQAPVVLVARSSRLSTVDTVNDDGGLGIRLAVDHLVSLGHRRIAHLDGGEGARRRGYLAAVDAHGLAPRVVGSEYTDEAGARAVRELLADPPTAIVSCNDFNAFGAISALEEAGLRVPRDVSVVGYDNTSLAALRHVSLTTVDQPRNEFGRLAAEALLQRVRGERQEPVRHLLRPSLVVRATTAPPRE, encoded by the coding sequence GTGGCCAGACCCACCATGGAGGACGTGGCCGCGCGCGCCGGGGTGTCCCGCGCGCTGGTGTCGCTGGTCATGCGCGGGTCACCGAGGGTGAGCGACCTGCGGCGCGCGGCCGTGCTGAAGGCGGCCGAGGAGCTGGGGTACTCGCCGCACGCCATGGCGCGGTCGCTGGCCAGCCGCACCTCGCACGTGCTCGGGGTGATGGTGTCCGACCTGCACAACGCGTTCTTCGCGGAGGTGGTGGACGGGTTGGACGAGGTGGCCCGCGAGCGGGGGTTCGACCTGATCGTCAACACCGGCGGGCGCAGGCCCGCGCGGGAGCGGCGGGCGCTGGCGAGCCTGCTGTCGTTCCGGCCGGCGGGGCTGGCGCTGCTGTCGCCGGTGGTGCCGTCGGCGGACATCGCGCGGGCGGCGGCCCAGGCGCCGGTGGTGCTGGTCGCCCGGTCGTCCCGGCTGTCCACCGTGGATACGGTGAACGACGACGGGGGGCTCGGCATCCGGTTGGCCGTGGACCACCTGGTGTCGTTGGGGCACCGGCGGATCGCCCACCTCGACGGTGGTGAGGGGGCGCGGCGGCGCGGTTACCTGGCGGCGGTGGACGCCCACGGCCTGGCGCCGCGCGTGGTGGGCAGCGAGTACACCGACGAGGCCGGTGCGCGGGCGGTTCGCGAGTTGTTGGCCGATCCGCCCACCGCGATCGTCTCGTGCAACGACTTCAACGCGTTCGGGGCGATCTCGGCGTTGGAGGAGGCGGGGTTGCGGGTGCCGCGGGACGTGTCGGTGGTTGGTTACGACAACACGTCGCTGGCCGCGCTGCGACACGTCTCGCTGACGACGGTCGACCAGCCGCGCAACGAGTTCGGACGGCTGGCGGCCGAGGCACTGCTGCAACGCGTGCGCGGCGAGCGGCAGGAACCCGTGCGGCACCTGTTGCGCCCTTCGCTGGTCGTCCGCGCCACCACGGCACCGCCTCGCGAATAA
- a CDS encoding tripartite tricarboxylate transporter permease: MDAIDNLVGGFATALTPGHLLLAALGVLLGTAIGVLPGIGPAMAVALLLPVTYGLEPTGAFIMFAGIYYGGMFGGSTTSILLNTPGESAAVVAAIDGNPMARAGRGAQALAAAAIGHFVGGIIGTVLLVLLAPTVAKLAVDIGAPDFFAIMVLAFIAVTSVLGASRVRGFASLLIGLAVGLVGLDEMTGQQRLTFGSLHLADGVDVVVVAVALFAVGESLWVAAHLRRKPHRPIPVGRPWLGREDWRRSWKPWLRGPLIGFPFGAVPAGGAEIPTFLSYVTEKRLSKHRDQFGKGAIEGVAGPEATSSASAAGTLVSMLTLGLPTTAVAAVMLAAFQQYGIQPGPLLFERESALVWALIASLFVGLCLLLVLNLPLAPVWAKLLRIPRPYLYAGILFFASVGAYAVNGDVFDLLLMFVIGLLGFVMRRYGLPVLPAIIAVILGPAAEQQMRRALQLSDGSLTGLVNTPFSVAVYAVVVLLLAWPLVRRLVRRAPAERSRADA; this comes from the coding sequence GTGGACGCGATCGACAACCTGGTGGGGGGCTTCGCCACCGCGCTGACGCCCGGTCACCTGCTGCTGGCGGCGCTGGGCGTGCTGCTGGGCACGGCGATCGGCGTGCTGCCCGGCATCGGCCCGGCGATGGCGGTGGCGCTGCTGCTGCCGGTCACCTACGGCCTGGAGCCGACCGGCGCGTTCATCATGTTCGCGGGCATCTACTACGGCGGCATGTTCGGCGGCTCCACCACGTCGATCCTGCTCAACACGCCGGGGGAGAGCGCGGCGGTGGTCGCGGCCATCGACGGCAACCCGATGGCCCGCGCCGGACGCGGTGCGCAAGCGCTTGCCGCGGCGGCGATCGGGCACTTCGTCGGCGGCATCATCGGCACCGTGCTGCTCGTGCTGCTCGCGCCGACCGTGGCGAAGCTGGCCGTGGACATCGGCGCGCCCGACTTCTTCGCGATCATGGTGCTGGCGTTCATCGCGGTCACCTCGGTGCTCGGCGCGTCCCGGGTGCGGGGGTTCGCGTCCCTGCTCATCGGGCTGGCCGTCGGGTTGGTGGGGCTGGACGAGATGACCGGGCAGCAGCGGCTCACGTTCGGGTCGCTGCACCTGGCCGACGGCGTGGACGTGGTGGTCGTCGCGGTCGCCCTGTTCGCCGTGGGCGAGTCGCTGTGGGTGGCCGCGCACCTGCGCCGCAAGCCGCACCGGCCGATCCCGGTGGGGCGCCCGTGGCTGGGGCGCGAGGACTGGAGGCGCTCGTGGAAGCCGTGGCTGCGCGGGCCGCTGATCGGGTTCCCGTTCGGCGCGGTGCCCGCGGGTGGGGCGGAGATCCCCACGTTCCTGTCGTACGTGACCGAGAAGCGGTTGTCCAAGCACCGCGACCAGTTCGGCAAGGGCGCGATCGAGGGCGTGGCCGGGCCGGAGGCGACGTCCAGCGCGTCCGCCGCGGGGACGCTGGTGTCGATGCTGACGCTGGGGCTGCCCACCACGGCGGTGGCCGCGGTGATGCTGGCGGCGTTCCAGCAGTACGGGATCCAGCCCGGGCCGCTGCTGTTCGAGCGGGAGTCCGCGCTGGTGTGGGCGCTGATCGCGTCGCTGTTCGTCGGCCTGTGCCTGCTGCTGGTGCTGAACCTGCCGTTGGCGCCGGTGTGGGCGAAGCTGTTGCGCATTCCCCGGCCTTACCTGTACGCGGGCATTCTGTTCTTCGCCAGCGTCGGCGCGTACGCGGTCAACGGTGATGTGTTCGACCTGCTGCTGATGTTCGTGATCGGCCTGCTGGGGTTCGTGATGCGGCGGTACGGGCTGCCGGTGCTGCCCGCGATCATCGCCGTCATCCTCGGCCCGGCGGCCGAACAGCAGATGCGGCGCGCGTTGCAGCTGTCGGACGGCTCGCTGACCGGTTTGGTCAACACGCCGTTCTCGGTCGCCGTCTACGCCGTGGTCGTGCTGCTGCTGGCGTGGCCGCTGGTCCGGCGCCTGGTCCGTCGGGCACCGGCGGAGCGTTCGCGGGCGGACGCCTAA
- a CDS encoding tripartite tricarboxylate transporter TctB family protein, with protein MREVEVNPKVDRAWFRERSELGVSAVLVALGVLVLVDALRIPTDFAQRGPVGPKAVPVVVGAGLLVVAVLLARDVLRGGRGEAEGGEDVDLAAPADWRTVLLLCGAFLANAALIGVVGFPISGAVLFWGAAYALGSRHFTRDPLIAAGLSVATYLLFNNLLGVPLPGGPLVGVL; from the coding sequence ATGAGGGAGGTCGAGGTGAACCCGAAGGTGGACCGGGCCTGGTTCCGGGAGCGCTCGGAGCTGGGCGTGTCCGCGGTCCTGGTGGCGCTGGGCGTGCTGGTCCTGGTCGACGCGCTGCGCATACCCACCGACTTCGCGCAGCGCGGCCCGGTTGGGCCGAAGGCGGTGCCGGTCGTGGTGGGCGCGGGCCTGCTGGTGGTGGCCGTGCTGCTGGCGCGGGACGTGCTGCGCGGCGGCCGCGGCGAGGCCGAGGGCGGCGAGGACGTCGACCTGGCCGCGCCCGCCGACTGGCGCACCGTGCTGCTGCTGTGCGGTGCGTTCCTGGCCAACGCGGCGCTGATCGGCGTGGTCGGGTTCCCGATCTCCGGCGCGGTGCTGTTCTGGGGCGCCGCCTACGCGCTGGGCAGCCGCCACTTCACGCGCGACCCGCTGATCGCCGCCGGGCTGTCGGTGGCCACGTACCTGCTGTTCAACAACCTGCTCGGCGTTCCCCTGCCCGGCGGGCCGCTGGTGGGGGTGCTGTAG
- a CDS encoding Bug family tripartite tricarboxylate transporter substrate binding protein: protein MRIGNWLAVVGALAVVVLVPPLLTSGAETGTASLRGLRVLVPNSPGGGYDVTARTAAKAMEDAGLIRNIEVFNLPGAGGTVGLGRAVSERGNGKLVMSMGLGVVGSVYTNKSPSSLLDTTPIAKLIEEPDIVVVGADSPYRSLDELVAAWRADPGGVTVGGGSAPGGPDHLAPMLVAKAVGLEPRRVNYVPFDGGGELLASVLGGKVAFGVSGVGEYRDQIEAGQIRVLAVTGGDRLAGVDAPTLREAGVDVEFTNWRGVVAPPGISDTDRQRLVDLFTDLHGTAQWRDAVARNGWTDAFAPGDEFGAFLRGENERVATVLKDLGLA from the coding sequence GTGCGGATCGGGAACTGGCTCGCGGTCGTCGGCGCCCTGGCGGTCGTCGTCCTCGTGCCGCCGCTGCTGACGTCCGGCGCCGAGACCGGCACGGCGTCGCTGCGCGGCCTGCGCGTGCTCGTGCCGAACTCGCCGGGCGGCGGCTACGACGTCACCGCGCGCACCGCCGCCAAGGCCATGGAGGACGCCGGGCTGATCCGCAACATCGAGGTGTTCAACCTGCCCGGCGCGGGCGGCACGGTCGGCCTGGGCCGCGCGGTCAGCGAGCGCGGCAACGGCAAGCTGGTGATGTCCATGGGCCTGGGCGTGGTGGGCAGCGTCTACACCAACAAGTCGCCGTCGTCGCTGCTGGACACCACGCCGATCGCGAAGCTGATCGAGGAGCCGGACATCGTGGTGGTCGGCGCGGACTCGCCGTACCGGTCGCTGGACGAGCTGGTCGCGGCGTGGCGGGCGGACCCGGGCGGGGTGACGGTGGGCGGCGGGTCGGCGCCGGGCGGGCCGGACCACCTGGCGCCGATGCTGGTGGCCAAGGCCGTGGGCCTGGAGCCGCGGCGGGTCAACTACGTGCCGTTCGACGGCGGCGGCGAGCTGCTGGCGTCCGTGCTGGGCGGCAAGGTCGCGTTCGGCGTGTCGGGCGTGGGCGAGTACCGCGACCAGATCGAGGCCGGGCAGATCCGGGTGCTGGCGGTGACCGGCGGCGACCGGCTGGCCGGGGTGGACGCGCCGACCCTGCGGGAGGCGGGGGTGGACGTCGAGTTCACCAACTGGCGCGGCGTGGTCGCCCCGCCGGGGATCTCCGACACCGACCGGCAGCGGCTGGTGGACCTGTTCACCGACCTGCACGGCACGGCGCAGTGGCGGGACGCGGTGGCGCGCAACGGCTGGACCGACGCGTTCGCGCCGGGCGACGAGTTCGGCGCGTTCCTGCGCGGCGAGAACGAGCGGGTGGCGACGGTGCTGAAGGACCTGGGGCTGGCATGA
- a CDS encoding sensor histidine kinase: MGGRGSLARQLLGWQLVVVVALLCAVGVLSVVQAGNNFRTTEGRRMLSVAEDVAATAGVRASLADPLRHYALAPFAESARSLSGASYVVVTDPDRRILTSPDPRQVGEHLDLGGSTALAGRAWVGELAGATAAHVPVIGDGGEVIGLVAAGRLAPGFWEGVLDSPDNALRLLGVALVIGVAGSLLLARRVKNQTLGLEPHEITALVEYREALLHGIKEGVVALDPRDRITLLNDHARELLELPADAVGRRVADLDVDERLRDVLTGRAVGPDQLALAGGRVLTLNRMPLGVHGAVVTLRDRTELMTLRDELDANRHATDTLRAQAHEFSNRLHTIAGLVELGEYDEVRGFISRISTAQGAWRAEVASKVADPAVAALLTAKSSLAAERGIGLRMHPGSALGAVDEALSTDLVTVIGNLVDNALDALDGRGWVEVLVRSGPDEVLVVVRDSGPGVAPELAEEVFRHGFTTKAAAQGRRGLGLALTRQTCLRRGGSVQVRNEDGAVFTARLPAGVPV, translated from the coding sequence ATGGGAGGCCGCGGATCGCTCGCCCGCCAGCTGCTCGGGTGGCAGCTGGTCGTGGTGGTGGCGCTGCTGTGCGCGGTGGGCGTGCTGTCGGTCGTCCAGGCGGGCAACAACTTCCGCACCACCGAGGGGCGCCGGATGCTGTCGGTGGCCGAGGACGTGGCCGCCACCGCGGGCGTGCGGGCGTCGCTGGCCGACCCGCTGCGGCACTACGCGCTGGCGCCGTTCGCGGAGAGCGCCCGCAGCCTGTCCGGCGCCAGCTACGTGGTCGTCACCGACCCGGACCGGCGCATCCTCACCTCACCCGACCCCCGCCAGGTCGGCGAGCACCTCGACCTGGGCGGCAGCACCGCGCTCGCTGGCCGGGCGTGGGTCGGCGAGCTGGCCGGCGCGACGGCGGCCCACGTGCCGGTGATCGGCGACGGCGGCGAGGTGATCGGCCTGGTCGCCGCCGGGCGGCTCGCGCCCGGCTTCTGGGAGGGTGTGCTGGACTCGCCGGACAACGCGCTGCGGCTGCTCGGCGTCGCGCTGGTCATCGGCGTGGCCGGGTCGCTGCTGCTCGCCCGCCGGGTGAAGAACCAGACGCTCGGCCTGGAACCGCACGAGATCACCGCGCTGGTGGAGTACCGGGAGGCACTGCTGCACGGCATCAAGGAGGGCGTCGTCGCCCTCGACCCCCGGGACCGGATCACCCTGCTCAACGACCACGCGCGGGAGCTGCTGGAGCTGCCCGCGGACGCGGTCGGCCGGCGCGTGGCGGACCTGGACGTCGACGAGCGGCTGCGCGACGTGCTCACCGGGCGCGCCGTCGGCCCCGACCAGCTCGCCCTGGCCGGCGGCCGCGTGCTCACCCTCAACCGCATGCCGCTGGGCGTGCACGGCGCCGTGGTCACCCTGCGGGACCGCACCGAGCTGATGACGCTGCGCGACGAGCTGGACGCCAACCGGCACGCCACCGACACCCTGCGCGCGCAGGCGCACGAGTTCAGCAACCGCCTGCACACCATCGCCGGCCTGGTGGAGCTGGGCGAGTACGACGAGGTGCGCGGGTTCATCAGCCGCATCAGCACCGCGCAGGGCGCGTGGCGGGCCGAGGTCGCCTCGAAGGTCGCCGACCCGGCGGTCGCGGCGCTGCTGACCGCCAAGTCCAGCCTGGCCGCCGAGCGCGGCATCGGGCTGCGCATGCACCCCGGCAGCGCGCTCGGCGCGGTGGACGAGGCGCTGTCCACCGACCTGGTCACGGTGATCGGGAACCTCGTGGACAACGCCCTCGACGCGCTCGACGGCCGCGGGTGGGTCGAGGTGCTGGTGCGGTCCGGTCCCGACGAGGTGCTGGTGGTGGTGCGCGACTCCGGGCCGGGCGTCGCGCCGGAGCTGGCCGAGGAGGTGTTCCGGCACGGGTTCACCACCAAGGCCGCGGCGCAGGGGCGGCGCGGCCTCGGGCTGGCCCTGACCCGGCAGACGTGCCTGCGGCGCGGCGGTTCGGTGCAGGTGCGCAACGAGGACGGGGCGGTGTTCACCGCCCGGCTGCCCGCGGGGGTGCCGGTGTGA